The sequence GCGGCGGCTGCGCTCGGGCGGCATGGTGTGCCTCGTCGCCGACCGCGACCTCTCCGCCTCCGGCGTCCCCGTCGACTTCCTCGGCGAAGCGACCCGGATGCCCGCCGGGCCCGCGATGCTCGCGCAGCACACCGGGGCCGCGCTCCTGCCCGTCACCCTCTGGTACGACGACTCCCCGGTCATGCGCGGGCGCGTGCACCCCGAGATCACGCCGCCCGGGGCGGGCTCGCGGGCCGAGAAGACCGCCGTCATGACGCAGGCGCTCGCCGACGTCTTCGCGACCGGTGTCGCCGCGCACCCGCAGGACTGGCACATGCTCCAGAAGTTCTGGCTCGCCGACCTCGACCCGGCCAAGGACCCGGCGCGCGGGGGGACGGGGGCCGACGCGGCCACGCCCGGGGAGCCCCGTACGTCCGAAGCGCCCCGGACCGCGGGCGAGGGGCCGCCCGCCGAGGTGGGCCCGTGAGGATCGGCATCGTCTGCCCGTACTCCTGGGACGTGCCCGGCGGCGTCCAGTTCCACATCAGGGATCTCGCCGAGCACCTCATCCGGCTCGGCCACGAGGTGTCCGTGCTCGCGCCCGCCGACGACGAGACCCCGCTCCCGCCCTACGTCGTCTCGGCGGGCCGCGCCGTGCCCGTCCCGTACAACGGCTCGGTAGCAAGGCTCAACTTCGGCATCCTCTCCGCCGCGCGGGTCCGCCGCTGGATCCAGAACGGCCGCTTCGACGTCATCCACATCCACGAGCCCTCCTCGCCCTCGCTCGGGCTGCTGACCTGCTGGGCCGCGCGCGGCCCCATGGTCGCGACCTTCCACACGTCGAACCCGCGCTCGCGCGCGATGACGGCCGCGTACGGCATCCTGCAGGCCGCGCTGGAGAAGATCAGCGCGCGCATCGCCGTGAGCGAGTACGCGCGGCGCACCCTCGTGGAACACCTCGGCGGCGACGCGGTCGTCATCCCCAACGGCGTCGACGTCTCCTTCTTCGCCGACGCCGAGCCGAAGCCCGAGTGGCAGGGCGGCACGATCGGCTTCATAGGGCGCATCGACGAGCCCCGCAAGGGACTCCCGGTCCTCATGCGCGCCCTGCCCCGCATCCTCGAGGCGCGCCCCGGCACGCGGCTGCTCGTCGCCGGGCGCGGGGACGCCGAGGAAGCCCTCGAACCGCTCCCGCGCGCGTACCGCGACCGCGTCGAGTTCCTCGGCATGGTGAGCGACGAGGACAAGGCGCGCTTCCTGAGCAGCGTCGACCTCTACGTGGCGCCCAACACGGGCGGCGAGAGCTTCGGGATCATCCTCGTCGAGGCGATGTCGGCGGGCGCGCCCGTCCTCGCGAGCGACATCGACGCCTTCGCCCAGGTTCTCGACCAGGGCGCGGCGGGCGAGCTGTTCGCGAACGAGGACGCCGAAGCGCTCGCCGACGCGGCGGTCCGCCTGCTCGGCGACCCGGAGCGGCGCGCGGAGCTGCGCGCGGCGGCGACCGCGCACGTGCGGCGCTTCGACTGGTCCACGGTCGGCGCGGACATCCTCGCCGTCTACGAGACGGTCACGGACGGCGCGGCCTCGGTCGCGCCGGAGGAACAGCGCGGCCTGCGGCGGCGGTTCGGGCTGGCGCGGGAGTAGCGGGGCCGGGGGAGCGGAGCCCGCGTGCGCGTGCCGTACGGGCCGGAGGCCGCTCCCCGAACGCGCCCCGGGGCCCGGCCGCCTCCCCTTAGGCTGGTGCGGTGATCACAAGTTTCGTGTGGGCCGGCCTCGCGCTGCTGCTCATCGCCGTCTATCTGAGCTGGACCGCGGGGCGGCTCGACCGGCTGCACGCGCGCATCGACGCGACGCGGGCCGGGCTCGACGCGCAGTTGCTGCGGCGCGTCTCCGTCGCCCAGGAACTCGCCACCTCCGGGCTGCTCGACCCCGCGGCCTCCCTCGTGCTCTACGAGGCCGCCTTCGCGGCGCGCCAGGCCGAGGAGGAGCAACGGGAGGTCGCCGAGAGCGAGTTGAGCCAGGCGCTGCGGGCCGTGCTCGGGGACGCGGAGGACATCGCCGCGGTGCGCGAGGCGCCCGGGGGAGAGGCGGCGCTCCAGGAACTCGCCGAGGCGGTACGCAGGGTGCCGATGGCGCGGCGCTTCCACAACGACGCGGTACGCGCCGCGCGGTCCCTGCGGCGGCACCGGACCGTGCGGTGGTTCCGGCTCGCGGGGCACGCGCCGTTCCCGATGGCCTTCGAGATGGACGACGAGCCACCGGGGCCGCTCGCGGAACGCGTCTCGGCGTAGCGGGACCCGCGGGCGTCCCGGCCCGTCCGGGGCGTGCGGGGGCCACGACCTCGGGATTGGCTCTTGTCGGCGGACGGTGGCCGGGAGTTTGCTTCTGGTGTCTTCCACCAGCGGTTTTCCTGTGAGGTTCGTCGTGCCTGAAACTACTGAGACCAGCCCTGTGACCGGTACCGCGCGCGTCAAGCGCGGGATGGCGGAGCAGCTCAAGGGCGGCGTCATCATGGACGTCGTCACGCCCGAGCAGGCGAAGATCGCCGAGGACGCCGGGGCTGTCGCCGTCATGGCACTGGAGCGGGTCCCCGCCGACATCCGCAAGGACGGCGGCGTTGCCCGGATGTCCGACCCCGACATGATCGAGGGCATCATCGAGGCGGTCTCGATCCCCGTCATGGCCAAGTCCCGCATCGGCCACTTCGTCGAGGCGCAGGTCCTCCAGGCGCTCGGCGTCGACTACATCGACGAGTCCGAGGTGCTCACCCCGGCCGACGAGGTCAACCACAGCGACAAGTTCGCCTTCACGACCCCCTTCGTGTGCGGTGCCACCAACCTCGGCGAGGCCCTGCGCCGCATCGCCGAGGGCGCCGCGATGATCCGCTCCAAGGGCGAGGCGGGCACCGGCAACGTCGTCGAGGCCGTGCGCCACCTGCGGCAGATCAAGGGCGAGATCGCGAAGCTGCGCGGCTGCGACAACAACGAGCTGTACGCGGCGGCGAAGGAACTGCGCGCCCCGTACGAACTCGTCAAGGAGGTCGCGGAGCTGGGCAAGCTGCCCGTCGTGCTCTTCTCCGCGGGCGGCGTCGCGACCCCCGCCGACGCCGCGCTCATGCGCCAGCTCGGCGCCGAGGGCGTCTTCGTCGGCTCCGGCATCTTCAAGTCCGGCGACCCCGCCAAGCGCGCCGCCGCGATCGTCCGCGCCACGACGTTCTACGACGACCCCAAGGTCATCGCGGACGCCTCGCGCGACCTCGGCGAGGCCATGGTCGGCATCAACTGCGACACGCTCCCCGAGACCGAGCGGTACGCCAACCGTGGCTGGTGAACCGCTGACCGGCGCGGCCCCGGCCGGTGAGCCGCTGATCGGGGTGCTCGCGCTCCAGGGCGACGTGCGCGAGCACACGGCCGCGCTCACCGCCGCGGGCGCGCGCCCCGTGCCCGTACGCACCCCGGAGGAACTCGCGGCCGTGGACGGACTCGTCCTGCCCGGCGGCGAGTCCACGACGATCTCCAAGCTCGCGCGCCTCTTCGGCCTGCTGGAGCCGCTGCGCGCCGCCGTCGCCGACGGGCTCCCCGTCTACGGGACGTGCGCCGGGATGATCCTGCTCGCCGACAAGATCCTCGACCCGCGCGCGGGCCAGGAGACGATCGGCGGCATCGACATGATCGTGCGCCGCAACGCCTTCGGCAGGCAGAACGAGTCCTTCGAGGCGCCCGTGCCCGTCGCGGGCGTCGAGGGGCCGCCCGTCGACGGGGTCTTCATCCGCGCGCCGTGGGCCGAGTCGACGGGCGCCGGGGTCGAGGTGCTCGCCACGTACGAGGGACGGCCCGTCGCCGTCCGGCAGGGCACCGCCCTCGCCACCGCCTTCCACCCGGAGCTGACCGGCGACCACCGCGTGCACG comes from Streptomyces sp. Tu6071 and encodes:
- a CDS encoding glycosyltransferase family 4 protein, whose protein sequence is MRIGIVCPYSWDVPGGVQFHIRDLAEHLIRLGHEVSVLAPADDETPLPPYVVSAGRAVPVPYNGSVARLNFGILSAARVRRWIQNGRFDVIHIHEPSSPSLGLLTCWAARGPMVATFHTSNPRSRAMTAAYGILQAALEKISARIAVSEYARRTLVEHLGGDAVVIPNGVDVSFFADAEPKPEWQGGTIGFIGRIDEPRKGLPVLMRALPRILEARPGTRLLVAGRGDAEEALEPLPRAYRDRVEFLGMVSDEDKARFLSSVDLYVAPNTGGESFGIILVEAMSAGAPVLASDIDAFAQVLDQGAAGELFANEDAEALADAAVRLLGDPERRAELRAAATAHVRRFDWSTVGADILAVYETVTDGAASVAPEEQRGLRRRFGLARE
- the pdxS gene encoding pyridoxal 5'-phosphate synthase lyase subunit PdxS; the protein is MPETTETSPVTGTARVKRGMAEQLKGGVIMDVVTPEQAKIAEDAGAVAVMALERVPADIRKDGGVARMSDPDMIEGIIEAVSIPVMAKSRIGHFVEAQVLQALGVDYIDESEVLTPADEVNHSDKFAFTTPFVCGATNLGEALRRIAEGAAMIRSKGEAGTGNVVEAVRHLRQIKGEIAKLRGCDNNELYAAAKELRAPYELVKEVAELGKLPVVLFSAGGVATPADAALMRQLGAEGVFVGSGIFKSGDPAKRAAAIVRATTFYDDPKVIADASRDLGEAMVGINCDTLPETERYANRGW
- the pdxT gene encoding pyridoxal 5'-phosphate synthase glutaminase subunit PdxT, with the translated sequence MAGEPLTGAAPAGEPLIGVLALQGDVREHTAALTAAGARPVPVRTPEELAAVDGLVLPGGESTTISKLARLFGLLEPLRAAVADGLPVYGTCAGMILLADKILDPRAGQETIGGIDMIVRRNAFGRQNESFEAPVPVAGVEGPPVDGVFIRAPWAESTGAGVEVLATYEGRPVAVRQGTALATAFHPELTGDHRVHALFTAMVRARSGGGSR